A genomic window from Diospyros lotus cultivar Yz01 chromosome 2, ASM1463336v1, whole genome shotgun sequence includes:
- the LOC127793803 gene encoding uncharacterized protein LOC127793803: MKSIAHYFSPLQTRPAFPHRPSKPLPIKPSYHRIAAPPPPNAAEDDGIPIDQVKTLAKFKSRHNYIRVLEVSRKADHPFAGSRLLLLDSPGNIHSISFLFHRLTTTYFDVFATLPPILPPGPLGILGFGAGSAARLILDLYPTGAIHGWELDPAVISVGREYFGLSRLEKQHPDRLFVYNGDALNAEVKDGFSGLLVDLFSKGCLVPELQDPRTWERLKRRLRSGGRMMVNVGGSCVEAEDSSRDGKVIMEETLAALREVFPGEVFVLSLGHGKEDSSIALTGELPDVELWKKALPKALRFYADMWTPFTG, from the coding sequence ATGAAATCAATTGCCCATTACTTCAGCCCGCTCCAAACCCGACCCGCCTTCCCTCACCGTCCCTCCAAACCACTCCCAATCAAGCCTTCCTACCACCGCATCGCAGCCCCGCCGCCGCCCAACGCAGCCGAAGACGACGGCATCCCCATCGACCAAGTGAAGACCCTCGCTAAATTCAAGTCCCGGCACAACTACATCCGGGTCCTGGAAGTCTCCCGGAAAGCCGACCACCCCTTCGCCGGATcccgcctcctcctcctcgactCCCCCGGAAACATCCACAGCATCTCCTTCCTCTTCCACCGCCTCACCACCACCTACTTCGACGTCTTCGCCACCCTTCCCCCCATCCTCCCGCCAGGACCGCTCGGTATTCTCGGGTTCGGAGCCGGGTCGGCCGCCCGACTGATCCTGGACCTCTATCCTACCGGGGCCATCCACGGGTGGGAGCTCGACCCGGCTGTAATCTCGGTCGGGAGAGAGTATTTCGGCCTCTCGAGGCTCGAGAAGCAGCACCCAGATCGTCTCTTCGTCTACAACGGCGACGCGCTGAACGCCGAGGTCAAAGACGGGTTCTCGGGTCTGTTGGTGGATTTGTTCAGCAAAGGGTGTCTGGTTCCGGAGCTCCAGGACCCGAGGACATGGGAGAGGTTGAAGCGCAGGCTGAGGAGCGGCGGGAGGATGATGGTGAATGTCGGCGGGAGCTGCGTGGAGGCCGAGGATTCGTCGAGAGACGGGAAGGTGATAATGGAAGAGACATTGGCGGCGTTGCGTGAAGTATTTCCAGGTGAAGTCTTTGTTTTGAGTCTTGGGCATGGGAAGGAAGATAGCTCCATTGCTCTTACTGGGGAGCTGCCTGATGTTGAGTTGTGGAAGAAGGCGTTGCCCAAAGCTTTGAGGTTCTATGCTGATATGTGGACGCCATTTACGGGTTGA
- the LOC127793804 gene encoding protein LATERAL ORGAN BOUNDARIES: MASSSSYNSPCAACKFLRRKCMPGCIFAPYFPPDEPQKFANVHKIFGASNVTKLLNELLPHQREDAVYSLAYEAEARVKDPVYGCVGAISHLQRQVEQLQKELDAANADLIRYACGEIQSAALPAAPPPAVNSVHAMSRRMGNNEGGAFYQTPSFPFPYPHPWDDHSSSGNI, from the coding sequence ATGGCTTCATCAAGTTCGTACAACTCTCCTTGTGCTGCCTGCAAGTTCTTGAGGCGAAAATGCATGCCGGGTTGCATCTTTGCACCCTATTTCCCACCCGACGAGCCACAGAAATTCGCCAATGTTCATAAGATCTTCGGCGCCAGCAATGTAACCAAGCTTCTAAACGAACTCCTCCCTCATCAACGAGAGGATGCAGTATATTCCCTCGCCTACGAAGCCGAAGCCCGAGTCAAGGATCCTGTCTATGGCTGCGTCGGAGCCATTTCCCACCTGCAAAGACAGGTCGAGCAGCTCCAGAAGGAGCTGGACGCCGCAAACGCCGACTTGATCCGGTACGCCTGCGGCGAGATTCAGTCGGCGGCTTTGCCGGCAGCCCCCCCACCGGCAGTGAATTCAGTTCATGCCATGAGTAGAAGAATGGGGAACAATGAAGGAGGagcattttatcaaacacctTCATTCCCATTCCCTTATCCTCATCCATGGGATGATCATAGCTCCTCCGGAAACATTTGA